The Mycolicibacterium smegmatis genome has a window encoding:
- a CDS encoding phosphatidate cytidylyltransferase yields MTDQQASLVASKPVGEPQKKQSRAGRNLPAAIGVGVGLGGGVIAILLFAPLVWVGVVAAAMAVATHEVVRRLRTGGFSIPVVPLLIGGQAMVWLTLPFGPAGALGGFGATVVLCLIWRLLSGGLTAAPVNYLRDVSVTVFLAAWIPLFGAFGALLIYPDDGAGRVFCLMLGVVASDVGGYTAGVLFGKHPMVPAISPKKSWEGLAGSLVLGIVVSVLAVTFLLDKPAWVGVPLGIMLVLTGTLGDLVESQVKRDLGIKDMGTLLPGHGGLMDRIDSVLPSAVATWIVLTLLA; encoded by the coding sequence GTGACCGATCAGCAAGCGAGTCTCGTGGCAAGCAAACCGGTCGGAGAACCGCAGAAGAAGCAGTCCCGCGCCGGTCGTAACCTCCCGGCGGCCATCGGTGTCGGCGTGGGCCTGGGCGGCGGCGTCATCGCGATCCTGTTGTTCGCACCCCTCGTGTGGGTCGGTGTGGTCGCCGCGGCGATGGCCGTCGCGACGCACGAGGTCGTGCGGCGGCTGCGCACCGGAGGTTTCTCCATCCCGGTCGTCCCGCTGCTGATCGGCGGACAGGCCATGGTGTGGCTGACCCTGCCGTTCGGACCGGCCGGTGCACTGGGTGGATTCGGCGCCACCGTGGTGTTGTGCCTGATCTGGCGGCTGCTGTCCGGCGGACTGACCGCGGCACCGGTGAACTATCTGCGCGACGTCTCGGTGACGGTGTTCCTGGCCGCCTGGATCCCGTTGTTCGGCGCGTTCGGTGCGCTGCTGATCTATCCCGACGACGGCGCGGGCCGTGTGTTCTGCCTGATGCTGGGCGTCGTGGCGTCCGACGTCGGCGGCTACACCGCAGGCGTGCTGTTCGGCAAGCACCCGATGGTGCCCGCGATCAGCCCCAAGAAATCCTGGGAGGGCCTGGCCGGATCGCTGGTGCTCGGCATCGTGGTCTCGGTGCTGGCCGTGACGTTCCTGCTGGACAAGCCGGCCTGGGTGGGCGTGCCGCTCGGCATCATGCTGGTGCTCACCGGAACGCTCGGTGACCTGGTGGAATCGCAGGTCAAACGCGACCTCGGCATCAAGGACATGGGCACGCTGCTGCCCGGCCACGGCGGTCTGATGGACCGCATCGACTCCGTGCTGCCCTCAGCCGTCGCGACCTGGATCGTTCTGACGCTGCTGGCGTGA
- a CDS encoding DMT family transporter, giving the protein MPARTASAVTFLYALGYPIGNAAVAAMSPMALLVFRFSLAAAILGAWARFAGVAWPRGGKLAHVAVAGLLMQGVQFCFLYLAIERGAPAVLCAVVIAMNPVTTAVLSAAFLRDRLGLRRILALVLGVAAVLAACASRLAAESGVDPVLLLLLAALLGLSAGGVYQQRFCSDVDFRAATAVQNAVALLPAAVFAALTPFAVHNAKHAVAAVAGVVLLNAALGVSMYVRAISRHGAPAVTMLFCVIPAVAGVLSWLMLGERPDVGIAVGLVVGAVACWLNSSGSRQQRQNDPGRDG; this is encoded by the coding sequence ATGCCCGCCCGCACCGCGTCGGCGGTGACATTCCTGTACGCGTTGGGCTACCCGATCGGCAACGCCGCGGTGGCGGCGATGTCACCGATGGCGTTGCTGGTCTTCCGGTTCAGCCTCGCCGCCGCGATCCTCGGGGCGTGGGCACGGTTCGCCGGTGTGGCGTGGCCGCGCGGCGGCAAGCTCGCTCACGTCGCGGTGGCGGGCCTGCTGATGCAGGGCGTGCAGTTCTGCTTCCTGTACCTGGCCATCGAGCGCGGCGCTCCTGCCGTGCTGTGCGCGGTGGTGATTGCGATGAACCCCGTCACCACGGCCGTGCTCAGTGCGGCGTTCCTGCGTGACCGCCTCGGCCTACGGCGCATCCTGGCGCTCGTGCTCGGCGTCGCCGCGGTGCTCGCGGCCTGCGCGAGCAGGCTGGCCGCCGAGAGCGGCGTCGACCCGGTACTGCTGCTGTTGCTCGCGGCGCTGCTCGGCCTGTCCGCAGGCGGCGTCTATCAGCAGCGGTTCTGCAGCGACGTGGACTTCCGCGCCGCCACGGCCGTACAGAACGCGGTGGCGCTGCTCCCCGCCGCGGTGTTCGCGGCGCTGACACCGTTCGCGGTGCACAACGCCAAGCACGCGGTGGCGGCAGTGGCCGGGGTGGTGCTGCTCAACGCGGCGCTCGGGGTGTCGATGTACGTACGGGCCATCAGCAGGCACGGCGCGCCCGCGGTCACCATGCTGTTCTGCGTGATCCCCGCGGTGGCGGGCGTCCTGTCGTGGCTGATGCTCGGTGAAAGACCCGACGTCGGGATCGCCGTCGGCCTCGTGGTCGGGGCCGTGGCCTGCTGGCTCAACAGCTCCGGGTCACGCCAGCAGCGTCAGAACGATCCAGGTCGCGACGGCTGA
- a CDS encoding LysR family transcriptional regulator: protein MGQVLDIAPLRSLVAVADCGGFHRAAAVLHLTQSAVSQHVRRLEGVVGGPIVQRSGRGMAFTEHGHRVVTHARRILAAHDAALADLGAAEEKTLLIGATEHGADFMLPGLTDALGECLPDWRVRFRLDRNVALADAIEHGTVDVAVMLDGSGWDRVNASGMVALKWISARTFTPDGPLPVVVYAEPCTLREPAFAALEKLDIDYRIVVECADLSGLVAAVRSGLGVALLPMIGRLPDGLVVADDMPEANRASVFVRGRAGVDPDLLATVDTAVRELLNDDRPSGTMVAKTSVKVSA from the coding sequence GTGGGACAGGTCTTGGACATCGCGCCACTGCGCAGTCTGGTCGCCGTCGCCGACTGTGGTGGATTTCACCGCGCGGCGGCGGTTCTGCACCTGACCCAGTCCGCGGTCAGCCAACACGTGCGTCGTCTCGAGGGTGTCGTCGGCGGCCCGATCGTCCAGCGGTCCGGGCGCGGCATGGCCTTCACCGAACACGGCCACCGCGTCGTCACACACGCCCGTCGGATCCTCGCCGCGCACGACGCGGCGCTCGCCGACCTCGGGGCGGCGGAGGAGAAGACTCTGCTGATCGGGGCCACCGAACACGGTGCCGACTTCATGCTGCCCGGATTGACCGATGCGCTCGGCGAATGCCTGCCGGACTGGCGCGTGCGGTTCCGGTTGGACCGCAACGTCGCACTGGCCGACGCGATCGAACACGGCACCGTGGATGTCGCCGTGATGCTCGACGGCTCGGGATGGGACCGCGTCAACGCGTCGGGAATGGTCGCGCTGAAATGGATCTCGGCACGCACCTTCACGCCCGATGGTCCGCTTCCTGTGGTGGTGTACGCCGAGCCCTGCACGCTGCGCGAGCCGGCCTTCGCGGCGCTGGAGAAACTCGACATCGACTACCGGATCGTCGTCGAATGCGCGGACCTGTCCGGCCTGGTGGCCGCGGTGCGCTCGGGGCTCGGCGTCGCGCTGCTGCCGATGATCGGCCGACTGCCCGACGGCCTCGTGGTCGCCGACGACATGCCCGAGGCCAACCGCGCATCGGTGTTCGTCCGCGGCCGCGCGGGCGTCGACCCCGACCTGCTGGCAACCGTCGACACGGCGGTGCGCGAACTTCTCAACGACGACCGCCCGTCCGGGACAATGGTCGCGAAGACATCAGTGAAGGTATCGGCATGA
- the rlmN gene encoding 23S rRNA (adenine(2503)-C(2))-methyltransferase RlmN, with product MKQQLVFEAPRRAMPPQHLADLDETARAAAVTELGLPAFRAKQLANQYYGRLIADPQQMTDLPAAVRDQVAEKLFPTLINPVREIQCDAGETRKTLWRAIDGSTFESVLMRYPQRNTVCISSQAGCGMACPFCATGQGGLQRNLTTAEILEQVRAASSTMRAEHFGRTAGTAGGGRLSNIVFMGMGEPLANYNRVLGAVRRIIAAPPNGFGISARSVTVSTVGLAPAIRKLADERLGVTLALSLHAPDDELRDTLVPVNNRWKVSEVLDAARYYADTTGRRVSIEYALIRDVNDQPWRADLLGKKLHGALGPLAHVNVIPLNPTPGSEWDASPKPAEREFVKRVRERGVSCTVRDTRGREIAAACGQLAAEG from the coding sequence ATGAAACAACAGCTCGTCTTCGAGGCACCGCGGCGGGCCATGCCGCCGCAACACCTCGCGGACCTCGACGAGACAGCACGCGCGGCCGCGGTCACCGAACTCGGGCTGCCGGCGTTCCGCGCCAAGCAGCTGGCCAACCAGTACTACGGCCGGCTCATCGCCGATCCCCAGCAGATGACCGACCTGCCCGCCGCCGTACGCGACCAGGTCGCCGAAAAACTGTTCCCCACGCTGATCAACCCGGTGCGCGAGATCCAGTGCGACGCAGGGGAGACCCGCAAAACCCTGTGGCGCGCGATCGACGGGTCGACGTTCGAATCGGTGCTCATGCGCTACCCCCAGCGCAACACCGTGTGCATCTCGTCGCAGGCAGGCTGCGGCATGGCCTGCCCGTTCTGCGCGACCGGACAGGGTGGGCTGCAACGCAACCTGACCACCGCCGAGATCCTCGAGCAGGTACGCGCGGCGTCGTCGACCATGCGCGCAGAGCACTTCGGTCGGACTGCCGGCACCGCCGGCGGTGGCCGGCTGTCCAACATCGTGTTCATGGGCATGGGCGAGCCATTGGCCAACTACAACCGCGTGCTCGGTGCCGTGCGACGCATCATCGCCGCGCCGCCCAACGGTTTCGGCATCAGCGCGCGCTCGGTCACGGTGTCCACGGTCGGGCTGGCCCCGGCGATCCGCAAGCTCGCCGACGAACGCCTCGGTGTCACGCTGGCGCTGTCTCTGCACGCACCCGACGACGAACTGCGCGACACGCTGGTACCGGTCAACAACCGGTGGAAGGTGAGCGAGGTGCTCGACGCGGCGCGCTACTACGCCGACACCACCGGCAGGCGCGTCTCGATCGAATACGCATTGATTCGCGATGTCAACGATCAGCCCTGGCGCGCAGACCTTCTCGGTAAGAAGCTGCACGGCGCGCTGGGGCCGCTCGCGCACGTCAACGTCATCCCGCTCAACCCCACACCCGGCAGCGAATGGGACGCCAGTCCCAAACCGGCCGAGCGTGAGTTCGTCAAGCGCGTGCGCGAACGCGGTGTCTCGTGCACGGTCCGCGACACCCGCGGTCGCGAGATCGCCGCGGCGTGCGGGCAATTGGCCGCCGAGGGCTGA
- a CDS encoding GntR family transcriptional regulator — protein sequence MRDEVRDALLAMLMDGRLAAGTSVSIDRLSRDLGVSQTPVREALVEIEATGLVHRVAHRGYQVAPPMTAQQAAELADARLVVETTAAHWATRLRDPELLPDLRAAHRAHEEAAWAVREWDGVTRDRNGLPVPLKPYFEADWRFHQTILDHCGNGFLRRMVGSLGASVQRMRQNVHRGPVDTELAVAEHGRVLAAVETGDPQAAADAMRAHIEAVRERSIADA from the coding sequence ATGCGGGACGAAGTGCGCGACGCGCTGCTCGCGATGCTCATGGACGGACGACTTGCCGCCGGGACATCGGTGAGCATCGACCGACTCTCGCGCGATCTCGGCGTCTCACAGACTCCGGTCCGAGAGGCCCTCGTCGAGATCGAGGCGACCGGGCTGGTCCACCGAGTCGCCCATCGCGGCTACCAGGTGGCGCCACCGATGACCGCCCAGCAGGCCGCAGAACTCGCCGACGCCCGCCTCGTCGTCGAGACGACTGCCGCCCATTGGGCGACCCGGCTCCGGGATCCCGAGTTGCTCCCCGACCTGCGTGCTGCACACCGCGCGCACGAGGAGGCCGCGTGGGCAGTGCGCGAGTGGGACGGGGTGACCCGCGATCGAAACGGCCTACCGGTCCCGTTGAAGCCGTATTTCGAAGCCGATTGGCGTTTTCATCAGACGATCCTCGACCACTGCGGCAACGGATTCCTGCGCCGGATGGTCGGAAGCCTGGGCGCCTCGGTGCAACGCATGCGACAGAATGTGCACCGCGGGCCCGTGGACACCGAGTTGGCGGTCGCCGAACACGGCCGCGTGCTGGCCGCTGTCGAAACCGGTGACCCACAGGCTGCCGCGGACGCGATGCGTGCCCACATCGAAGCGGTCCGCGAGCGTTCGATCGCCGACGCCTGA
- a CDS encoding sugar-binding transcriptional regulator, with product MTVDAVDSAAHGDATDAGDLTDEERRRVADAAELYYVQGLKVEDVGKRMHLSRSTVSRMLARARQHGVVEFVLHRTPDRSSHLATQLNQRLGVRTLIADSVDAAEFAARLEVVAEFAARRLAAVVGTNMTIAVGWGATVEAVSRHLIFSPTRGARVVQLNGSANASASNILNAGQLLDRFARAFSASAHHFPAPAFFDSATTREAMWHERSIQRVLGIRRNADVALFSVGALDNDVPDHLYRSGYLDAVDLQELRRDGIVGHIGTVFLRADGTSDGIAINRRSTGMPLSELRGVRTRILVASGPAKTAAVLGALRAGAATDLVLDEITAQALLDA from the coding sequence ATGACGGTGGATGCGGTTGATTCGGCTGCTCATGGCGATGCAACAGACGCCGGAGATCTCACGGATGAGGAGCGGCGCCGCGTTGCCGACGCCGCAGAGCTCTACTACGTACAGGGGCTGAAGGTCGAAGACGTCGGCAAGCGCATGCACCTTTCCCGCTCGACCGTTTCTCGAATGCTCGCCCGGGCCCGTCAGCACGGCGTCGTCGAGTTCGTCCTGCATCGCACGCCGGACCGCTCCTCACACCTGGCGACCCAGCTCAACCAGCGTCTCGGCGTTCGCACGTTGATCGCTGACAGCGTGGATGCCGCTGAGTTCGCGGCTCGGCTCGAGGTGGTCGCCGAGTTCGCGGCACGCCGGCTCGCCGCTGTGGTCGGCACCAACATGACGATCGCCGTTGGTTGGGGCGCCACGGTCGAAGCGGTATCCCGGCACCTGATCTTCAGCCCCACCCGCGGGGCACGGGTTGTTCAGCTGAACGGTTCGGCCAACGCGTCCGCGTCGAACATCCTCAATGCCGGCCAACTCCTCGACAGATTCGCCCGCGCGTTTTCCGCCTCGGCACACCACTTTCCGGCGCCGGCATTCTTCGACTCCGCGACAACTCGTGAGGCCATGTGGCACGAGCGCTCCATTCAGCGCGTGCTCGGGATCCGTCGAAACGCTGATGTGGCGCTGTTCTCGGTCGGCGCGTTGGACAACGACGTTCCCGACCATCTGTACCGGTCGGGCTACCTCGATGCGGTCGATCTCCAGGAGCTGAGACGGGACGGGATCGTGGGACACATCGGCACCGTTTTCCTACGCGCCGACGGCACCTCGGACGGCATTGCGATCAACCGGCGCAGCACGGGCATGCCGCTGTCCGAGCTGCGCGGTGTACGGACGCGGATCCTGGTCGCAAGCGGTCCGGCGAAAACGGCAGCCGTGCTGGGGGCATTGCGCGCCGGCGCCGCGACCGACCTGGTGCTCGATGAGATCACCGCGCAGGCCTTGCTCGACGCCTGA
- a CDS encoding SDR family NAD(P)-dependent oxidoreductase gives MTALHAFPPQRTAVVTGAGSARGIGRATVQRLARAGWHVAALDVDEAAVAEFAREVDKDSRTTVFGYGVDVVDAESVDRAFTAIEAELPPVVGLAHAAGVASPVPFLELTLAEWNRVLDINSTGTFIVNQRAVRGMVQRGVGRVVNLSSASAQLGGGTYSKVPYSASKASVIGLSRAVAREVGKFGVTVNVVSPGPIDTDIMGGTLTEERKAEMVEGLLVDRVGRTEDIAATIEFLLSEDAGFITAAVYNVNGGLVVN, from the coding sequence ATGACAGCTCTGCACGCGTTTCCACCGCAGCGGACCGCAGTGGTCACCGGCGCCGGCTCGGCACGCGGGATCGGGCGCGCGACAGTTCAGCGCCTCGCCCGGGCCGGGTGGCACGTCGCGGCCCTCGACGTCGACGAGGCGGCCGTCGCCGAATTCGCGCGAGAGGTCGACAAGGATTCGCGCACCACGGTTTTCGGTTACGGCGTCGACGTCGTGGACGCCGAATCGGTCGATCGCGCATTCACCGCGATCGAGGCCGAACTCCCGCCGGTCGTCGGACTGGCGCACGCGGCAGGTGTCGCCTCACCCGTTCCGTTCCTGGAACTGACGCTCGCCGAATGGAACCGGGTGCTCGACATCAACAGCACCGGCACCTTCATCGTCAATCAGCGTGCGGTGCGCGGCATGGTGCAGCGCGGCGTCGGGCGTGTGGTCAACCTGTCGTCTGCATCGGCCCAACTGGGCGGCGGTACCTACAGCAAGGTGCCGTACTCGGCATCGAAAGCTTCCGTCATCGGCCTCAGTCGAGCCGTTGCACGCGAGGTCGGCAAGTTCGGGGTCACCGTCAACGTGGTGAGTCCCGGTCCCATCGACACCGACATCATGGGTGGCACTCTCACCGAGGAGCGCAAGGCCGAGATGGTCGAGGGCCTGCTAGTCGATCGGGTCGGCCGAACCGAGGACATCGCCGCAACCATCGAGTTCCTGCTGTCCGAGGACGCCGGCTTCATCACCGCGGCTGTCTACAACGTCAACGGTGGCCTGGTCGTCAATTGA
- a CDS encoding MFS transporter → MDLKSDSPRQARRQRDAKKVKNLRYWILGWLLLAGILNYMDRSSVSIAAPHMIAELGLTKTDIGLMGAVFSWTYALCQLPAGYLIDKLGARRMYFAAVGIWSVATALMSVGQTMAHFLTFRFLLGVGESPNSPNSSKITTEWFPREERGQAAGIWDSGSKWGSAIAPPVLTVLSLAFGWRAMFLIIGLAGLVLALAFWAYYRAPESSRRLSEEEYRYIVAGRDDTTQPKAHLPWGKFFTYPQTWGMMLGFFSSIWIWNIFITFLPLFLQDTLDVSIAQTGWVAAIPYLASAITGIYAGRLTLTLVRRRGMSAFGSKKTVLIGGSVGLGILLAVVPLVHNPVLAIVVLCAALGLVAAVQSQSWALTSDIVPDTHAAQFGGIMNFGGYFGGALAPLVTGVIVDKTGSYTPSFLVSGVIAVLGACVYGFMVRRPVHESAAAISER, encoded by the coding sequence ATGGATCTGAAGTCCGACTCGCCGCGCCAGGCTCGTCGTCAGCGTGACGCCAAGAAGGTGAAGAACCTGCGTTACTGGATTCTCGGTTGGTTGCTGCTGGCCGGGATCCTCAACTACATGGACCGCTCGTCGGTCTCCATCGCCGCTCCGCACATGATCGCCGAACTCGGGCTGACCAAGACCGACATCGGGCTCATGGGTGCGGTGTTCTCGTGGACCTACGCGTTGTGTCAGCTGCCCGCCGGCTATCTGATCGACAAACTTGGTGCTCGCAGAATGTATTTCGCGGCGGTCGGTATCTGGTCGGTCGCGACCGCGCTGATGTCCGTCGGGCAGACCATGGCGCACTTCCTCACCTTCCGCTTCCTCCTGGGCGTCGGCGAATCGCCCAACTCACCGAACTCCAGCAAGATCACCACGGAATGGTTCCCCCGCGAGGAACGTGGCCAGGCCGCGGGCATCTGGGACTCCGGGTCGAAGTGGGGTTCGGCGATCGCTCCTCCGGTTCTCACCGTGTTGTCGCTGGCATTCGGGTGGCGCGCGATGTTCCTCATCATCGGCTTGGCGGGTCTGGTTCTGGCACTGGCCTTCTGGGCCTACTATCGTGCCCCTGAGTCGTCCAGGCGCCTGTCGGAGGAGGAGTACCGGTACATCGTCGCCGGCCGTGACGACACCACGCAGCCGAAGGCCCACCTGCCCTGGGGCAAGTTCTTCACCTATCCGCAGACGTGGGGCATGATGCTCGGCTTCTTCAGTTCGATCTGGATCTGGAACATCTTCATCACGTTCCTGCCGCTGTTCCTCCAGGACACCCTGGATGTCTCGATCGCGCAGACCGGCTGGGTCGCCGCGATCCCGTATCTGGCCTCGGCGATCACCGGGATCTACGCAGGCCGGCTCACACTCACCCTGGTGCGCCGTCGCGGGATGAGCGCTTTCGGGTCGAAGAAGACGGTCCTGATCGGCGGGTCCGTCGGCCTCGGAATCCTGCTTGCAGTGGTGCCGCTCGTACACAACCCCGTCCTGGCGATCGTGGTGCTGTGCGCAGCCCTCGGTCTGGTGGCTGCGGTCCAGTCCCAGTCATGGGCGCTCACAAGCGATATCGTGCCCGACACGCACGCCGCGCAGTTCGGTGGGATCATGAACTTCGGCGGTTACTTCGGCGGTGCGCTGGCCCCGCTGGTCACCGGCGTCATCGTCGACAAGACCGGTTCCTACACACCGTCCTTCCTGGTGTCCGGTGTGATCGCCGTGCTGGGTGCCTGCGTCTACGGGTTCATGGTCCGTCGTCCCGTCCACGAATCTGCCGCCGCCATCTCGGAAAGGTGA
- a CDS encoding NAD(P)-dependent oxidoreductase, giving the protein MSDDYVVGLTADGADATGATIFGDIGLHRLEDAGISWRLLPPIPVHGPVDPAALAGVDAVVSFGHIPFSAELVRQVPRLRHIARFGAGYDGIDPVALAREGVVLTNTPAAVRRPLALSGLTLLLACAHRLLENHRVTVSGKWALQRGAYRGTGVDGRTVGILGFGSVGSELAGMLAPLGVEVIATTRSGRSERAAQLGVELVDRETLAARSDFVVVTAALTEENRGMLDESFFAEMRSSAYFINIARGGLVDQPALIRALRDGGIAGAALDVYDPEPPAADDPLFAMDNVICTPHALCWTADFTRDVSRSVIDALIAVSRNEIPETALGRDALDERTWRGRATAEACGQLAAEG; this is encoded by the coding sequence ATGAGCGACGATTACGTGGTGGGTCTCACCGCCGACGGTGCGGACGCCACCGGTGCCACGATATTCGGCGACATCGGTCTGCACCGGTTGGAGGACGCCGGCATCTCCTGGCGCCTGCTGCCGCCGATTCCCGTGCACGGTCCGGTGGATCCGGCCGCGCTGGCGGGTGTCGACGCGGTGGTCTCGTTCGGCCATATCCCGTTCAGTGCCGAACTGGTGCGACAGGTGCCCCGGCTGCGGCACATCGCGCGGTTCGGTGCGGGATATGACGGAATCGACCCGGTCGCGCTGGCCCGTGAGGGGGTGGTGCTCACCAACACCCCCGCAGCGGTGCGACGGCCGCTCGCGTTGTCGGGGCTCACGCTGCTGCTGGCGTGCGCACATCGCCTGCTGGAGAACCATCGCGTCACCGTCTCCGGAAAGTGGGCGCTCCAGCGGGGTGCCTATCGAGGCACAGGGGTGGACGGCAGAACGGTCGGGATCCTGGGATTCGGGTCGGTCGGTTCCGAACTCGCCGGGATGCTCGCACCTTTGGGTGTCGAGGTGATCGCGACCACCAGGTCGGGGCGTTCGGAACGGGCGGCACAACTGGGTGTCGAACTCGTCGATCGCGAAACGCTGGCCGCACGATCGGATTTCGTCGTGGTGACCGCGGCTCTGACCGAGGAGAATCGCGGCATGCTCGACGAGTCGTTCTTCGCGGAGATGCGGTCGAGTGCCTACTTCATCAACATCGCCCGCGGCGGGCTGGTCGACCAGCCGGCGCTGATCCGGGCGCTGCGCGACGGTGGGATCGCCGGGGCGGCGCTGGACGTATACGATCCGGAACCCCCAGCGGCCGACGACCCCCTGTTCGCGATGGACAACGTGATCTGCACACCGCATGCACTGTGCTGGACCGCGGATTTCACCCGTGACGTCTCCCGATCAGTCATAGATGCCCTGATCGCGGTGTCCCGCAACGAGATCCCCGAGACGGCACTGGGGCGCGATGCGCTCGACGAGCGGACATGGCGGGGGAGGGCCACCGCCGAGGCGTGCGGGCAATTGGCGGCCGAGGGCTGA
- a CDS encoding aldehyde dehydrogenase family protein — protein MTSVQDETGVLAGDERMLIDGELQTTGSGSTFDVIHPATEQVAGQATDGTVEDMSRAVAAARRAFDQTDWSRDLDFRYHCLTQLHEALERNKERLRRILITEVGCPVTVSGSQIESPIEEVRHWAEHGRNFDYLVDTGVHPTQLGPARRKIHYEPVGVVGAITPWNVPFYLNIAETVPALMAGNTVVLKPAQLTPWSGTEYGRIVAEETDIPAGVFNVVVSNANEVGAALSADPRVDMITFTGSTATGRAILAAGAPTVKKTLLELGGKSAHIVLDDADFNSALSMAAMMACVMSGQSCILPSRILLPRSRYDEGIEILKNMMENFPVGDPWTPGVMQGPQISETQRQKVLGLIRSGIDSGARLVTGGGVPENLPVGYYTQATLLADVDPDSQVAQEEIFGPVLTVTPYDTDDDAVAIANNTIYGLSGEVSGGDLDRAFAIACRMRTGNVTINGKSHFGITSPFGGTKQSGLGYRNGEEGYKEYLEAKTIGMPE, from the coding sequence ATGACTTCTGTGCAGGACGAGACCGGTGTTCTCGCGGGCGACGAGCGCATGCTCATCGACGGAGAACTGCAAACCACCGGCAGCGGTTCCACATTCGACGTGATCCACCCGGCCACCGAACAGGTTGCCGGGCAGGCCACCGACGGCACCGTCGAGGACATGTCACGCGCGGTGGCCGCGGCCCGGCGGGCGTTCGACCAGACGGACTGGTCACGCGATCTGGACTTCCGGTACCACTGTCTGACGCAGCTGCACGAGGCACTCGAACGCAACAAGGAGCGCCTGCGGCGCATCCTCATCACCGAGGTCGGCTGTCCGGTCACGGTCTCGGGCAGCCAGATCGAAAGCCCCATCGAGGAGGTCAGGCACTGGGCCGAGCACGGCAGGAACTTCGACTACCTGGTCGACACCGGGGTGCACCCGACCCAACTCGGCCCGGCCCGCCGCAAGATCCACTACGAACCCGTTGGTGTGGTGGGCGCGATCACGCCGTGGAACGTGCCGTTCTATCTCAACATCGCCGAGACGGTGCCCGCGCTGATGGCGGGTAACACCGTGGTGCTCAAGCCCGCTCAGCTCACGCCATGGTCGGGAACGGAGTACGGCCGCATCGTCGCCGAGGAGACCGACATTCCCGCGGGCGTGTTCAACGTCGTCGTCTCCAACGCCAACGAGGTGGGCGCGGCGCTCTCGGCCGACCCCCGCGTCGACATGATCACCTTCACCGGGTCGACCGCGACCGGGCGGGCCATCCTGGCCGCCGGCGCGCCGACCGTGAAGAAGACTCTGCTGGAGCTGGGCGGCAAGTCGGCGCACATCGTGCTCGACGACGCCGACTTCAACTCGGCGCTGTCGATGGCCGCGATGATGGCGTGCGTCATGAGCGGGCAGTCCTGCATCCTGCCCAGCCGGATCCTGTTGCCGCGCAGCCGTTACGACGAGGGTATCGAGATACTCAAGAACATGATGGAGAACTTCCCGGTCGGTGACCCGTGGACGCCCGGCGTCATGCAGGGCCCGCAGATCAGCGAGACGCAACGACAGAAGGTGCTGGGGCTCATCCGCAGCGGCATCGACTCCGGCGCGCGTCTGGTCACCGGAGGTGGCGTCCCGGAAAACCTTCCGGTCGGCTACTACACGCAGGCCACCCTGCTCGCCGACGTCGACCCCGATTCGCAAGTCGCGCAGGAGGAAATCTTCGGGCCGGTGCTCACGGTGACCCCGTACGACACCGACGACGACGCAGTGGCGATCGCCAACAACACCATCTACGGACTGTCCGGCGAGGTCTCCGGCGGCGACCTCGACCGTGCCTTCGCGATCGCGTGCCGCATGCGCACCGGCAACGTCACCATCAACGGCAAGAGCCACTTCGGGATCACCAGTCCCTTCGGCGGCACCAAGCAGTCCGGTCTGGGCTACCGCAATGGTGAAGAGGGTTACAAGGAATACCTGGAGGCCAAGACCATCGGCATGCCCGAATGA
- a CDS encoding TetR/AcrR family transcriptional regulator, whose product MNEALPAGAGADTSTRHRILVATAEVLARSGQTKLSLSEVALQAGVSRPTLYRWFADKQELLEAFGNYEREMFDNGIGRATAGLRGNEKLDAALRFIVQYQQSYSGVRLVDIEPEVVIAQLAHVIPIMRARLLKLLSGPNAAVKAATAIRVAISHYIVRSDDADQFLAQLRHAVGIRQTDTN is encoded by the coding sequence GTGAATGAAGCTCTGCCCGCGGGAGCGGGTGCGGACACCTCGACCCGCCACCGGATCCTGGTGGCCACCGCCGAGGTGCTCGCTCGCAGCGGTCAGACCAAGTTGAGCCTGTCCGAGGTGGCGCTGCAGGCAGGGGTCTCGCGGCCGACGCTGTACCGGTGGTTCGCCGACAAGCAGGAACTGCTCGAGGCGTTCGGCAACTACGAGCGCGAGATGTTCGACAACGGGATCGGGCGCGCGACCGCGGGCCTGCGGGGCAACGAGAAACTCGATGCGGCGCTGCGGTTCATCGTGCAGTACCAGCAGTCGTATTCCGGCGTGCGCCTGGTGGACATCGAACCCGAGGTGGTCATCGCCCAGTTGGCACACGTCATCCCGATCATGCGCGCGCGCCTGCTCAAGCTGCTGTCCGGTCCCAACGCGGCGGTCAAGGCGGCGACCGCGATCCGGGTCGCGATCTCGCACTACATCGTGCGCAGTGACGACGCCGATCAGTTCCTCGCGCAGTTGCGTCACGCCGTCGGCATCAGGCAGACCGACACAAACTGA